The Cetobacterium sp. ZOR0034 DNA segment TTTACTAGGTCCACAAATTAAATTCTTAGAGGAAAAGATGATAGGATTAGCAAATGGAAGATTTCCAGTTCTTACAATAAATACTCAAAAATATGGAATGATGGACGGTCTTGGAGTATTAAAAGATGCCATATTAGCAATAAAAGAGTTTAAAAAATAGAAAGGGAGTGTACAGATGAAGATATTTGAAAAATTTAATAACTTTTTAAATAAATACTTTGTTCCAGTAGCTAATAAAGTTGCAGCTCAAAGACATGTAATAGCAATAAAAGATGGGGTTGTAGCAACAATGCCATTAACTATAGTAGGTTCACTATTTTTAATTTTAAACTTCTTACCAATTCCAGGTTATAGTCAGCTTATAGAAGCGAGTGGAATGGGAAGATATTTCTCATACATATCTACAGCTTGTTTAGGTATTGTAGGTTTAGTAGCGGCATTATCAGTAGCTTATAGAATGACAATTGGATTTGGAATGCCTGAGATGGCACTATCAAATGGAATAATAGCAGTTGCAAGTTATTTTGTAACGATGTTTCCAACTGTTATGGATGGAAAGATGGATACATCATATTTAGGAGCTAAGAGTCTTTTTGCAGGGGTTATAATATCACTTATAAGTGTTGAAATAATAGTGAAAATAGTAAAAAAAGGCTTTGTAATAACTTTGCCAGAAAGTGTTCCACCAGCGATATCAAAAACTTTTATGTCGCTGATACCTGGAGTTATAGTAATCAGTTTCTGGGGATTAATTACGGCGGTTATTCTAAATACAAATTTTGGGAACTTCCACGACATGATAACAATTTTAGTAGGAACACCTTTAAGATTTGCAAGTGCATCTTTGCCTGGACAAATTATGGTAGTACTTTTAACAACTATATTATGGTGTGCAGGGATTCATGGGGCAACTATAGTATCTGGAATAATGGACCCTATTTGGTTGGAAAATACTATGCATAACGCTTCTTTAGCGGCTGCAGGAATAGAAAATCTGTATTCAAATGGATATATAATCTCAAGTGCAGCTTTTGGAGATATGACAATGAAGTTAGGTGGAAGTGGTTCTACAATTGGATTTGTACTTCTAATGCTGTTTAGAGCTCGTTCGAAGCAGTTAAAAGAGGTTGGAAAGTTATCAATAACACCATCGTTATTTAATATAAATGAACCTGTAATATTTGGTACACCTATAGTGATGAATCCACTACTTATGATTCCGTTTATTTTAAATCCACTTTTAATAACATTAATAAGTTGGTTCTTAATGAAATGGGATATTGTAAAAATACCATTCTCAATGGTACCTTGGACAACACCACCTGTGATTGCAGGATTTTTATCAGCAGGATTCTCTGTTTCAACAGCTTTGTTAGGAGTATTTAGTATTTTGTTATCAGTAGTAGTATTTTATCCGTTCTTTAAAATCTATGATGCTCAATTAGCTGCATCTGAAAATGAGGTTGAAAAAGAGGAAAGCTTAGAATCATTATTAAGTGAGTTATAATTAAAAAGTTAAATATAAAATATAGAATTTAAAACATAGGAGGAACAAAATTATGAAAAAGCCAGTAAAAATAGTTACAATTGGTGGGGGATCATCATACACTCCAGAGATAGTTGAAGGTTTTATAAAAAGATACAATGAACTACCAATAAAAGAGCTTTGGCTAGTTGATATAGAGGATGGAAAAGATAAGTTAGAAATTGTTGGAAATTTAGCAAAAAGAATGGTTCAACAAGCTGGATTAGCTGATAAGATGTCAGTACATTTGACTCTTGATAGAAGAGAAGCTTTAAAAGATGCAGATTTTGTTACAACACAATTCAGAGTAGGATTATTACAAGCTAGAATAAGAGATGAAAGAATTCCTTTAAGATATGGAATGATAGGACAAGAAACAAATGGAGCTGGAGGGTTTGCTAAAGCTTTAAGAACAATTCCTGTAATTTTAGATATTTGTCAAGATATGACAGAGCTTTGTCCAGATGCGTGGTTAGTAAACTTTACAAATCCAAGTGGAATGGTAACAGAATCAGTTTTAAAATACTATCCTAATATAAAGGTAGCAGGACTTTGTAATGTACCTATTGGAGTTAGAAAATCTGTAACTGATGCATTAGGAGTTCCAGATGAAGAGATAGAGTTAGTATGTGGAGGATTAAATCACTTCTTCTGGGGAAGACAAGTTTTACATAATGGAGTAGATAGAACAGAGGAAGCGTTAGGAAAGATACTTACAGATATTGAAAACCTACCAGCGAACTTAAGACATGGAAAACCTTGGATTAGAGAGCAAATTATGGATTTAGGAATGATTCCTTGTGCATATCATAAATATTACTACTTAACAGATGAGATGCTAGCAGATCAATTAGAAGAGATAAGAAGTGGAAAAGGAACAAGAGGAGAGCAAGTTAAAAAAGTAGAGAATGAGTTATTTGAATTATATAAAGACCCTGAACTAAATGTTAAACCAAAACAGTTAGAGCAAAGAGGAGGACAATACTACTCTGATGCAGCTTGTGAATTGATAAATTCAATATACAATGATAAAGGAACAGTAATAGTTGTTTCAACTAAAAATGAGAATGGTCTAATTGATTGTTTGCCAGAAGGATGTGCAGTAGAGGTATCTGCAAAAGTGTACAAGGATGGAGTTAAGCCGTTCCCACAAAAACCTATGCCATTAGAAGCTAGAGGGATTTTACAACTTATGAAAAACTTTGAGCAATTGACAATAGAGGCTGCTGTTACAGGAAACTATGGGAAAGCACTTCAAGCTTTAACAATAAATCCTTTAGTTACGAGCGGAGCAGTTGCAAAGACTATTTTAGATGAAATAATTAGAGAGAACTGGGATTATTTACCGAAATTCCATAATGCAATAGATAGATATAAATATTAATTTAAAGAGTGGATAACCACTCTTTTTTTGTTTAAAAAAAACTAAAATAGAACAATTTTTTGAGATGTGATTTATTTTTTTTATTGAAAAAATAATTGACAAACACACTGTATAATTGTATACTAAATTTAAAATCGTATACAATTATAGCGATTGTTTAATTTAATGAAGAGTATTAAGGAGTAAAAAATGTCGACAAAAAATAATACAGAAAATATATATGAAGAGTTAAAAGAAAAAATAATGAATTTAGAATATAAACCAGGTCAAGTTATAACTGAACAGGAAATAAGTACAAAATATGGAGTTTCAAGAACTCCAAGTAGAGATATTTTAAGTAAACTGAATTCAGCAGGTTTAATTGAAAGTGTCCCATTCAAATCAAGTTACGTAAGCTTATTAGATATGGATATAATAAAGCAAAGTATCTACATGAGAATAGTCATAGAGTTACAAGTTATAAAAGATGTAATAGAGATTTTAGATGATAGATTTATAGCTCAAATGGAGTATAATTTAAAGCTTCAAGAGTTATTGCTAAAAAGAGAGTTTGAACCAAAAGAGTTTTATGAGTTAGATTGTGAATTCCATAAAGCTTGGTTTGCAGCAACAAATAAACTATTTGTTTGGGAGCAGATAGAAAAAGCACAGATTCACTATAAGAGATTCAAAATGCTAGATATTATTGGGGTTAGAAATTTTGATGCTATTTATGAGGATCATAAAATGCTAGTAGAAATAATAAAGGAAAAAAATGTTAAGAAAGTTGAAAAGGTTATAAAGGCTCACCTTAACAGTGGAATAAATAGATTACAAGAGTTAATAAATGGGGAGTTTTCACATTATTTTAATGTAAAATAAGACTAAATTAAAAGATAAAAGGGAGTGTAAAAAATGAAGTTAGATGTAAGATATGCAAATCATCCTGAGGATTCAAAGCACTATACTACAGAGGAGTTAAGAAAGCACTATTTAATGGAAACAGTTTTCGTTGCTGATGAAGTTAATCTTGTGTACTCTCATGTTGATAGAGTGATAGCAGGTGGAATTATGCCGATAGAAACTGAAGTGAAACTAGAAGGATGTAAAGAATTAGGTTCTGAATTCTTCTTAGAGAGAAGAGAGCTAGGAATAATCAACGTTGGAGGAGCTGGAAAAGTAGTTATCGACGGTGTTGAATATAATATGGAAGCAAAAGATGGATTATATGTAGGTATGGGAAGCAAGGAGTTAGCATTTACTTCTAATTGTAAAGATAACCCTGCAAAGTTCTATATCAACTCATCACCAGCACACGTGACATATCCAATCGTAAAGATAGATAGAACAACAGCTAATAAAGTTCAATTAGGAGATTTAGAAAACTCAAATAAGAGAACTATATTCCAATATGTTCATCCAGCTGTGTGTAAGTCATGTCAACTTGTAATGGGAATGACTGAACTTGATCCAAACAACATGTGGAACACAATGCCTTGTCACACTCACGAAAGAAGAATGGAGGTTTACTTCTACTTCGATATGGATGAGAACTCAAGAGTATTCCACTTAATGGGGCAACCAAATGAAACTCGTCATATTGTAATGGCTAATGAGCAAGCTGTAATATCTCCATCTTGGTCAATCCATTCAGGTGTAGGAACAAAGAACTACACATTCATCTGGGGAATGGCTGGAGAAAACCAAACGTTCACAGATATGGACCATGTTCCAATGAACGAAATCAAGTAAGATAATAATTAAATAAAAAAATAAAAAGATTATACGACATCGTTAGGTTAATTTAGGAGGGAAAAATGTTAAATATGTTTAATTTAGAAGGAAAAGTTGCAATGGTAACTGGTGGAAACGTAGGAATCGGAAACGCACTTGCAATGGGGTTAGCAGCAGCAGGAGCAGATCTATTCATCTTTACATATAATGATGATAATATGGAAAATATGATAAAAGAGGTTGAAGCACTTGGAAGAAAGGTAGCTTACGCAACTGGAGATTTATCGAAAGAGGATGTAGCGATGGAAGCTGTATCTAAATGTATCGAAGCTTTTGGAAGAGTTGATATTTTAGTAAATAACGCAGGAACAATCAAAAGATCACCACTATTAGAGGGACCTAACTCAGACTGGCAACAAGTTATCGATTTAAACTTATCATCAATCTACTACTTAAGTAAAATGGCAGCTATTGAGATGAAAAAGCAAGGTGGAGGAAAGATAATAAATATAGCTTCAATGTTATCATTCCAAGGTGGAAAGTTTGTTCCATCTTACACTGCAAGTAAGCATGGAGTTGCAGGATTAACTAAGGCATTTGCAAACGAGTTAGCAGTAGATAATATCCAAGTAAATGCAATTGCACCTGGATATATTGAAACAGCAAATACAGCACCAATCAGAGCTGATCAAAAGAGAAATGATGAGATTTTAGGAAGAATACCAGCTGGAAGATGGGGACAAACTTCTGACTTAGTTGGAGGAGCGGTGTTCTTATCATCAAAAGCGGCAGATTACATAAACGGACACATCTTAGCGATAGATGGTGGATGGTTAGTAAGATAGTATAATTAAAAAGGACCTTTCGGTCCTTTTTTGATTTACTTTTGTTTTCCGTTAGTCAATTAAACTGTAGAAAAATCCTTCTTTAGCTTTTAAATTGTGATTTTTCAACTCTTCAATAGCTGCATCTAAATTGTCATTTAAAATAAAATCAATGATATTCATATGCTCTTTTATTGCCTCAAATCTTCTAATAGGAGGTTGAGGACTTAAATTTCTAATTCTCATATTATGTTCGTAAACATTTTCCATCATCTTGATAATATAGTCATTAGCACAATTTTTAAGAATAAAAATATGTAGCTCATTATCTAAGTTATCAAGACTTTGTTTCTCTTCAGACGTTAAAATCTCTTTACTTGAAAATTCTAAAAATTTATTTTTTAAACCTAAAAGATAATTCTTATCAATTTTGAAAAAAGCCATTTTGAGTATGATAGGTTCTAAGTTGCTTCTAACTTGAAAAATGTCGTTGATCTCTTTTATTGAAATATTTTTAACAAACATCCCTTTTCTAGGAACGATACTAATCCATCCCTCTTGTTCGAGTTTGTTGATAGCTTCTCTAACAGGAGTACGACTAACTTGTAGTGATTTAGATAAAAAATCTTCATCAATTCGTTCATTCGTTTTTAGTTTACCAGAAATAATTAATTCTTTAATCTCTTCGTAAGCCTTCTCTTTTAAACTTTTCATAAATATAACTCCCTATTTTTTTATACATATATTATATAATATTTTTTATAAAAAACCAATACTAAACAAAAAATGTTCTTTTTGAGAACAAAAAAAATAAATAGAGATTATTTTTTATTAAAAAAACTTGCTTTTTCCTACAAAATATAATATACTCGTAATATAATAGTGATATATCACAAGAAAAGGAGAGAGTTATGTTAACAAGAAAAGAGCTAAATTTACCTAAATATTCGGAAAAGGTAATTCAATTTGGAGAGGGAAACTTTTTAAGATGTTTCTTTGACTGGCAGTTAGATATAATCAATAAAAATACAGATTTAAATGCAGGTGTTGCCGTAGTAAGACCAATCGATTTTGATGCAGTTCCTTTATTAGATACTCAAGATGGACTTTATACAGCAATAATCAGAGGAATAAATGAAAGTGGACAAGTTGTAAAAGACTATACAGTTATCTCATCAATTAACAGAGAGATTCCTATCTACAAAAACTTTAAAGAGTATTTACAGTTAGCTCATAATGAGGATATGAGATTTATCGTTTCAAATACTACAGAAGCTGGAATCACTTTCAGTTCAGAAGATAAATATGACGATGAACCACAAGCTACATTCCCAGCAAAATTAACAAGACTACTTCATGAAAGATTCACTGTTTTCAATGGAGATATGACAAAAGGATTTATCTTACTACCGTGTGAGTTAATTGACTATAA contains these protein-coding regions:
- a CDS encoding PTS sugar transporter subunit IIB; its protein translation is MIKILLACNAGMSTSLLVNKMKKIAAEHKLEAEIKAVPEMQAPDHFNDINILLLGPQIKFLEEKMIGLANGRFPVLTINTQKYGMMDGLGVLKDAILAIKEFKK
- a CDS encoding GntR family transcriptional regulator gives rise to the protein MKSLKEKAYEEIKELIISGKLKTNERIDEDFLSKSLQVSRTPVREAINKLEQEGWISIVPRKGMFVKNISIKEINDIFQVRSNLEPIILKMAFFKIDKNYLLGLKNKFLEFSSKEILTSEEKQSLDNLDNELHIFILKNCANDYIIKMMENVYEHNMRIRNLSPQPPIRRFEAIKEHMNIIDFILNDNLDAAIEELKNHNLKAKEGFFYSLID
- the kduI gene encoding 5-dehydro-4-deoxy-D-glucuronate isomerase, encoding MKLDVRYANHPEDSKHYTTEELRKHYLMETVFVADEVNLVYSHVDRVIAGGIMPIETEVKLEGCKELGSEFFLERRELGIINVGGAGKVVIDGVEYNMEAKDGLYVGMGSKELAFTSNCKDNPAKFYINSSPAHVTYPIVKIDRTTANKVQLGDLENSNKRTIFQYVHPAVCKSCQLVMGMTELDPNNMWNTMPCHTHERRMEVYFYFDMDENSRVFHLMGQPNETRHIVMANEQAVISPSWSIHSGVGTKNYTFIWGMAGENQTFTDMDHVPMNEIK
- a CDS encoding PTS sugar transporter subunit IIC produces the protein MKIFEKFNNFLNKYFVPVANKVAAQRHVIAIKDGVVATMPLTIVGSLFLILNFLPIPGYSQLIEASGMGRYFSYISTACLGIVGLVAALSVAYRMTIGFGMPEMALSNGIIAVASYFVTMFPTVMDGKMDTSYLGAKSLFAGVIISLISVEIIVKIVKKGFVITLPESVPPAISKTFMSLIPGVIVISFWGLITAVILNTNFGNFHDMITILVGTPLRFASASLPGQIMVVLLTTILWCAGIHGATIVSGIMDPIWLENTMHNASLAAAGIENLYSNGYIISSAAFGDMTMKLGGSGSTIGFVLLMLFRARSKQLKEVGKLSITPSLFNINEPVIFGTPIVMNPLLMIPFILNPLLITLISWFLMKWDIVKIPFSMVPWTTPPVIAGFLSAGFSVSTALLGVFSILLSVVVFYPFFKIYDAQLAASENEVEKEESLESLLSEL
- the kduD gene encoding 2-dehydro-3-deoxy-D-gluconate 5-dehydrogenase KduD; amino-acid sequence: MLNMFNLEGKVAMVTGGNVGIGNALAMGLAAAGADLFIFTYNDDNMENMIKEVEALGRKVAYATGDLSKEDVAMEAVSKCIEAFGRVDILVNNAGTIKRSPLLEGPNSDWQQVIDLNLSSIYYLSKMAAIEMKKQGGGKIINIASMLSFQGGKFVPSYTASKHGVAGLTKAFANELAVDNIQVNAIAPGYIETANTAPIRADQKRNDEILGRIPAGRWGQTSDLVGGAVFLSSKAADYINGHILAIDGGWLVR
- a CDS encoding 6-phospho-beta-glucosidase; this translates as MKKPVKIVTIGGGSSYTPEIVEGFIKRYNELPIKELWLVDIEDGKDKLEIVGNLAKRMVQQAGLADKMSVHLTLDRREALKDADFVTTQFRVGLLQARIRDERIPLRYGMIGQETNGAGGFAKALRTIPVILDICQDMTELCPDAWLVNFTNPSGMVTESVLKYYPNIKVAGLCNVPIGVRKSVTDALGVPDEEIELVCGGLNHFFWGRQVLHNGVDRTEEALGKILTDIENLPANLRHGKPWIREQIMDLGMIPCAYHKYYYLTDEMLADQLEEIRSGKGTRGEQVKKVENELFELYKDPELNVKPKQLEQRGGQYYSDAACELINSIYNDKGTVIVVSTKNENGLIDCLPEGCAVEVSAKVYKDGVKPFPQKPMPLEARGILQLMKNFEQLTIEAAVTGNYGKALQALTINPLVTSGAVAKTILDEIIRENWDYLPKFHNAIDRYKY
- a CDS encoding GntR family transcriptional regulator — translated: MSTKNNTENIYEELKEKIMNLEYKPGQVITEQEISTKYGVSRTPSRDILSKLNSAGLIESVPFKSSYVSLLDMDIIKQSIYMRIVIELQVIKDVIEILDDRFIAQMEYNLKLQELLLKREFEPKEFYELDCEFHKAWFAATNKLFVWEQIEKAQIHYKRFKMLDIIGVRNFDAIYEDHKMLVEIIKEKNVKKVEKVIKAHLNSGINRLQELINGEFSHYFNVK